In Pelodiscus sinensis isolate JC-2024 chromosome 19, ASM4963464v1, whole genome shotgun sequence, the DNA window GCTCCTCCCCTCTGCAcctccctgcccgccccctgctctgccgaGGGATGCCCCAGCCTGGATCCCGCAGGAGGGATTtcccggggcggggaggagcccgGCTCACCTGGCTCCCTTGAGCGAGGACAGGTAGGTGCTCTCCCGGGCCACCTGGCGCGACAGGGAGAAGAGCTCCACGCGACGCAGCAGCAGCGTGTGGTCCCGCAAGCAGAACTGCGCAGCCGCCTCGTTGATAgtcagctggggggcggggaggggcggagaCGAGGCTGTtagcgggagggggtggagccgATCCCCCCTAGGGGGTGGAGCCGATCCCCCCTAGGGGGTGGAGCCCAGCATTAGGCTGGGAAGGAGACGAGTCGGCAGGGAGGCCCCCGAGGAGCCTCAATGCcggggtgaggggcagagctgggaactgggGGCCGATGGGAAAAAGGTACAAGGAAGGATCCagggaggggcagcaaggggggcaggggcaggaatagaacccaggctcccaacctgcctcccaccccccgctCTCACCGCCACCCATCAGCTGCGccgtcccaccccagaggtggctgcattctgGGGAACGGGGCGAGGgcccccctgttcccccccccgtGGCTCACCTCGTGCAGCGTGAGGGGCTTGCCGTCGCGGCGCCGGGCCTCGCCCCGCCCGTAGATGGCGCTGTGCCGCCGGATCTCCTCCTCCCGGCGCCGGTCGCCCTCCTCCAGCTGGAAGATGTGCCCCACCGCCTTGGCCAGCTTCTTGTTGAGCTTCATGAGGGCCCGGAGCTCGGCCTCGCCCCCCCGCGGGCAGCTCTGCAGCAGCCGCTCCACACCCTCCGCCACCGTCCGCGCCAGCTCCGGGTCCAGCTGCTCCGGcgccggctccccgccccccggcgagAAAGGGGGCGGCCCCCCGTcctcctccgccccgcccccctccaacTCCGGGGTGCTGCGCCCCGGCCACTGGGGGGCCGAGAGAGGGGACAGCTTCTCCCCCAGCTCCGaggggctgcgggcgggcggCGTggccagcccagcgccccctttCCCCGGGGCCTCCCCGGGGCTGGCGTGCCCGTTGCTGAGCGACTTGCGCCCCCCGCTCTCGGAGATCTTGAAGAGGGGGATGCTGCTGACGGGCAGGGAGGCCATGGGCTGGCTGAAGAGGCCGGGGTTGGAGGCCCACTCCCTCAGGGCCTTCTGCAGGCGCCGGACGTGCAGGGGCTTGGTGGCCATGCCCACCAGCGCCATGATCTCCAGGAACTCCTCCTCGCCCGCCTCGCACAGCTGCTGCACGTCATCCCCGCCCTGCTGGATGAAGGTCTCGTAGTAGGAGAGCAGGTTCGCTCGCTGCAGCACGCGGTACAGCTGCAGCTcgcccagggtgcggggcagggccATGGCGAGGGGCAGGCCTGTGAGGGGAAGAGGGGACatcagggccagagcagggcgaTGGGGGGAGGCGAGCGGAGAACCAGCGGCCGCTTCCCCGCACTGCCTGGCCGCAATCCCCCACTGCGCTCTGCACTGCACCCCGCCAATTCCTCCACCCTCGCCTCCCTGCACTGCATGGCTGCAATCCCACACTGCATTCTGCACTGCACCCCGCACTGCACCCCGCCGATTCTCCCACCCTCGCCTCCCTGCGCTGCATGGCCGCAATCCCCCACTGCGCTCTGCACTGCACCCCGCCAATTCTCCCACCCTCGCCTCCCTGCACTGCATGGCTGCAATCCCACACTGCATTCTGCACTGCACCCTGCCGATTCTCCCACCCTCGCCTCCCTGCGCTGCATGGCTGCAATCCCACACTGCATTCTGCACTGCACCCCGCCAATTCTCCCACCCTcgcctccctgtgctgcatggccGCAATCCCCCACTGCACTCTGCACTGCACCCCGCCAGTTCTCCCACCCTCGCCTCCCTGCGCTGCATGGCCGCAATCCCCCACTGCGCTCTGCACTGCACCCCGCCAATTCTCCCACCCTCGCCTCCCTGCACTGCATGGCCGCAATCCCCCACTGCATTCTGCACTGCACCCCGCCAATTCTCCCACccttgcctccctgcactgcaTGGCTGCAATCCCGCACTGCACTCTGCACTGCACCCGCCCAATCTTCCCGCCCTGCGCCTAGCACCC includes these proteins:
- the NAB2 gene encoding NGFI-A-binding protein 2 isoform X1; its protein translation is MPGRGAAELGARAAGRSSSQASLPLAMALPRTLGELQLYRVLQRANLLSYYETFIQQGGDDVQQLCEAGEEEFLEIMALVGMATKPLHVRRLQKALREWASNPGLFSQPMASLPVSSIPLFKISESGGRKSLSNGHASPGEAPGKGGAGLATPPARSPSELGEKLSPLSAPQWPGRSTPELEGGGAEEDGGPPPFSPGGGEPAPEQLDPELARTVAEGVERLLQSCPRGGEAELRALMKLNKKLAKAVGHIFQLEEGDRRREEEIRRHSAIYGRGEARRRDGKPLTLHELTINEAAAQFCLRDHTLLLRRVELFSLSRQVARESTYLSSLKGARSHPDESGAAQPKRLKQEVGEQSRPEPLQLPGGSEAYAPPYRASLDEDAASLSGESLDGHLQAVSTCPRLTPPPSAAPDLPLSLPPHGLWSRHILQQTLMDEGLRLARLVSHERGGHLSPCLPGKSPGPEFEDGVAEGGPPAPPESRRSSIKVEQETSRQ
- the NAB2 gene encoding NGFI-A-binding protein 2 isoform X2, with amino-acid sequence MALPRTLGELQLYRVLQRANLLSYYETFIQQGGDDVQQLCEAGEEEFLEIMALVGMATKPLHVRRLQKALREWASNPGLFSQPMASLPVSSIPLFKISESGGRKSLSNGHASPGEAPGKGGAGLATPPARSPSELGEKLSPLSAPQWPGRSTPELEGGGAEEDGGPPPFSPGGGEPAPEQLDPELARTVAEGVERLLQSCPRGGEAELRALMKLNKKLAKAVGHIFQLEEGDRRREEEIRRHSAIYGRGEARRRDGKPLTLHELTINEAAAQFCLRDHTLLLRRVELFSLSRQVARESTYLSSLKGARSHPDESGAAQPKRLKQEVGEQSRPEPLQLPGGSEAYAPPYRASLDEDAASLSGESLDGHLQAVSTCPRLTPPPSAAPDLPLSLPPHGLWSRHILQQTLMDEGLRLARLVSHERGGHLSPCLPGKSPGPEFEDGVAEGGPPAPPESRRSSIKVEQETSRQ